The genomic segment GGAATGAAAGCAGTAAAAGAAGTCGTCAAGGCTGCAGACGAGATTGGCGTTCGTTATATGACCATGTACGCATTCTCTACCGAAAACTGGAAGCGGCCACGCGATGAAGTGGATTTTCTCATGAAACTTCCGCAGGAATTTTTGTCGACAGAATTGGATGAATTAATAGAACGTGGTGTCCGCATACGCATGCTGGGCAGTAAAAACGAGCTGCCTTCTCATACGCTGAAAGCACTGCTGGAAGCAGAAGAGAAAACGAAGGACAATAGCGGTCTTCAATTGAATTTTGCCCTGAATTACGGCGGGCGAGATGAACTTGCAAAAGCATTTTCAGTAATGGCAGCACAAGTAAAAGCAGGTGAGCTTCAACCAGAGCAACTGACTGAGGAATTGATATCGAGCTACCTGTATACAAGCGAAATTCCCGATCCAGACCTCTTGATTCGCACAAGTGGAGAGATTCGCTTGAGTAACTTTATGCTGTGGCAATTAGCGTATACAGAATTATGGTTTACGGACGTGCTATGGCCTGATTTTACCCGTGAACATTTTTATCAGGCAATCGTGGAATACCAAGGCCGAGCTCGTCGCTACGGGGCGGTATAGCCGAGAGGTGGAATCAGTTGAAGCAACGTATAATAACAGGCCTGATTGGTGGGGCTGCTTTTCTATTTTTGATGTATGCTGGTGGAGCTTGGTACTCACTACTGGTGTTTTTACTGGCTGTCATTGGCTATTTTGAATTTATGAGAATGGCTGGCATTCAGTCATTTTATTTGGCAGGATTGCTCGGATATGTATTGATGTTAAGCATTTTGTGGCCGTCTCTATTATTTTCGGATTGGCTCAGTATCAGCATGCCGGATCTGATGCTGCCCGTCATCCTGCTCTTGTTGATTTACTCCGTTTTACGGAAAAATCAGTTTCACATTGAACACGTCGCCCTTACGTTGGTGGGGGCGTTATACATAGGCTACGGTTTTACTTATATGGCCGCTACCCGAAACCTACCTGAAGGATTTATGCTTACGGTCATGGTCATTATGGGAATCTGGTCGACTGATTCGGGCGCCTATTTTGTCGGAAAAGCAATAGGCAAGCGTAAGTTGTGGCCAGAAATAAGTCCAAACAAGACGGTGGAAGGGGCCTTAGGAGGTCTCGTGGCTTCTGTCTTGATTGTTCTTTCCATCAATGCAAGCTTTGGACATTTTGCGATTGATCAGGCTTTGACCATCGCACTTGTTGCGGGGATCGTCGGTCAATTGGGTGATTTGGTTGAGTCGGCTTTCAAGAGACATTTCCATGTAAAAGATTCAGGACAGCTCATTCCGGGTCACGGGGGCGTTTTGGATCGCTTTGATAGTTTTTTGCTCGTCTTTCCGGTTCTACATCTATTAGGTATTGTCTAAAACCTTTTGCATATAGAAAGAGATATAGAGGGTGAAATCCGTGAAAAAAATAGCGCTCTTAGGTTCAACGGGGTCAGTTGGAACGAGCACGCTGGAAGTCGTAGATCAGCATCCTGAGGATTTTTCGGTGGTGGCTATGGCTGCTGGAACAAACGTCGATCTATTGACACGCCAGGTGGAAAAATTCAAGCCCGAGCTCGTTTCTGTAGGAAATGAGAAGGCTGCCGTTGAACTGCGAGATAGATTGGCGGGCAAGTCTCAACCAGAAATCGTTTACGGTGCGGAAGGATTGGAACTGGTTGCCCGTCATGAAGCTGCCAATTTCGTTATGACCGCTGTTGTCGGCAGTGTAGGGGTCGCACCTACACTCGCTGCGATTGAGGCGGGAAAAACAATTGGACTGGCCAACAAAGAGACACTGGTGAGCGCTGGCCCTGTCGTCATGAAACGAGCGAAAGAAAAAGGCGTATCGATTATTCCAGTAGACAGCGAGCATTCAGCTGTCTACCAATGTCTGCAAGGCGAGCGCAAGGAAGATGTGGCGCGAGTTATTTTGACCGCTTCAGGAGGTTCCTTCCGTCACCTCTCTCGCGAGGATCTACAGCAAGTGACAGTAGAGCAGGCATTGGCTCATCCGAATTGGAGCATGGGTGCAAAAATTACCATCGATTCTGCTACCATGATGAACAAAGGTTTTGAAGTGATCGAGGCTCATTGGCTGTTTGATTTACCTTATGAGAAGATCGAATGCGTATTGCATTATGAAAGTATCATACACTCTATGGTAGAATACAAAGACAGAGCCGTCATGGCCCAACTCGGTACGCCGGATATGAAGGTTCCGATTCAGTACGCCATGAGCTATCCCATCAGAAAAAAACTGCCTACGGAACCACTTGATTTGGTCAAGATCGCCACGCTTCATTTTGCAGCCATGGATTATGAGCGTTATCCTCTGTTAAAATTAGCGTATGAGTGCGGTATAGCAGGTGGTACGCATACGGCAGTACTGAATGCAGCCAATGAGGTCGCAGTTGATAGGTTCTTGAAGGGAGCCATTAGTTTTTTAGACATCGAAAAGGTCGTCCGAAAAACTTGCGAAGCTCACGCTGGTGTAGCGAGCCCAAAGCTTGCGGATATTTTTGCAGCTGATGATTGGGCACGTTCTTACGCGCTCGTCTCCATCTAAGGAATATGAGTGTTAGATACTTGACAGAAAGGTGGCTGTTCACTTGCCTTTGCCCAACCTGGATTCCGTTGAATCAATTCTCGCGATTGTAGTTGTATTTGGGGTACTTGTCTTTGTGCACGAACTAGGACACTTCCTTCTGGCCAAGAGGGCAGGGATCTTATGTCGTGAATTTGCACTGGGAATGGGGCCAAAAATTTTTCGCGTGAAGCGGGGAGAAACGGAATACACCTTACGCCTGTTACCCATCGGTGGACTTGTTCGCATGGCGGGGGAAGACCCGGAGATGGATATGTTGAAACCGCACATGGAAGTAAGCGTGGAGCGGGATGCGTTAGGAAAGGTCACACATATTTTGCTCGATGGGCCAAGTTCTGGTTCTGCTCGTGCGATCACCGGTACGGTGGTACAATTTGATTTGGAGCAAAATTTAAATATCGTGCTTGAACTGGATGGAGAGCAGAAGACGTTTGCTGTTCATCCACAGGCTCATCTGGTCAAGGATGGACAAGAAGTACAGATTGCCCCTCTGAACAGACAATTCAAAGGCAAGACCGTATCACAACGTTTTTGGGCGATTTTTGCAGGACCTGCAGCCAACTTTTTGCTGGCGTTTGTTTTGTTTATCGTGATCGGCTTCTTGTACGGCGTACCGAATGGCAGCTATCTGGGGAATGTAATTCCGGGAGGACCTGCAGCTCAAGCTGGATTATTGCCAGGTGATAAGGTGATCGCGATTCAAGGTCAGCCTGTATCCTCGTGGAAAGATGTTGTAGAGAAGATTAGCAAAGCGCCGGATCAACAATTAACCTTTGAGTACGAGCGCAATGGCCAGCGGATGACTGTGCCAGTTAAAGTAGAGAAAGATGAAAACAACGTGGGCAAAATCATGGTTACCTACGCACTCACGTTTTCCCCAGGAGAGGTTTTGAAATACGGTGCGACCTCCACATACGAGTTTACAGTGATGATCTTGAAGAGCTTAGGTATGCTTATAATTGGAGAATACGGGCTAAAGGACTTGAGTGGTCCAGTTGGCATTTTTAAGATGACTGGAGAGGTTGCCCAACAAGGTATGGCGGTTCTGTTGAAGTGGTCCGCGGCTTTGAGCATTAACCTTGGGTTGTTCAATCTGTTGCCACTGCCAGCCTTGGATGGCGGACGTCTCGCATTCTTGGGAGTAGAGGCGCTGCGTGGTCGACCTGTTGACCCGCATAAAGAAGGAATGGTTCATTTCTTGGGCTTTGCCTTTTTGATGTTGCTGATTTTGGTAGTGACTTGGAATGATCTGCAACGATTGTTCTCCTAAACACGTACTAACACGATAGAAAGAAAAACAGACATACGTAAAAGGATGGTGCAAAATGTTCAAGCGCGAGGAGACGAAACCGGTTTTTGTAGGTGGAGTGCAAATCGGGGGCCAAAAAAGCGTAGTCATCCAGTCGATGACGACAGCAGACACACGTGATGTAGAAAAAACTCTGGCCGAGATTCAGAGACTGCACGATGTCGGTTGCCAAATTGTTCGCTTGGCCGTCATCAATGAAGATGCAGCACGTGCCATCAAAAAAATTAAAGAACGCTCCCCGTTGCCGCTTGTTGCCGACATTCATTTCGACCACAAGCTGGCATTGATTGCACTGGAGAGCGGGATTGATAAAATTCGGATCAACCCAGGCAACATCGGATCGAAAGAAAAAACGCAACGCGTAGTGGAAGCGTGCCGCGAGCGCAATGTTCCGATCCGTATCGGGGTCAACTCCGGTTCAGTAGAAAGAAGGCTTTTGGAAAAATACGGTTACCCTTCTCCGGAAGCGATCGTAGAAAGTGCAATAGACCACGTTCAAATTCTGGAAGACTTGAATTACGATAACATCGTCATTTCCTTGAAGTCTTCCGATGTTCCAACGATGATTCAAACCTATTCGTTGATGGCACAGAAACGCAACTATCCGCTGCATGTTGGTGTAACAGAAGCAGGTACACAGTTCTCCGGCAGCATTAAGTCTTCAGTAGGAATCGGAACGGTATTGTCGATGGGAATCGGTGACACCATCCGCGTATCCCTGACGGCTGATCCTGTTGAAGAAATTAAAGTAGCGAAACAAATCCTTCGCAGCTTGGATATCGTGAACAACGATCCAGTGGTCATTGCATGCCCATCTTGCGGTCGATGCGCAATTGATTTGATCGGATTGGCAACAAAAGTCGAGGATGCTATTTCTACACTGAAAGTACCGTTAAAAGTAGCGGTAATGGGTTGCGCGGTAAATGGCCCTGGTGAAGCTCGTGAAGCAGATGTAGGCGTTGCGGGCGGAAATGGCGAGGGCTTGATTTTCCGTAATGGTGAAATTGTTCGGAAAGTAAAAGAAACCGAGTTGTTTGAAGAGCTGATGAAAGAAATTAACGAAATAGTAAACGAGCAAAAACCTACAACTGTAGGGTAATGCATGTGATTGCTGATAAGGCATAAGGAGGACACGCACGTGTTGAAGCAAAGTCAAATGTTGATTCCTACCCTGCGGGAAGTGCCATCCGACGCGGAGATTGCCAGCCACAAGCTGCTGCTCCGCGCTGGTATGGCCCGCCAACTGGCTTCCGGTATTTATACGTACCTGCCCCTGGCGCTCCGTTCCCTACACAAAATCCAAGCGATTGTGCGTGAAGAAATGAACAATGCTGGGGGACAAGAGCTGTTGATGCCAGCGATGCAACCAGCTGAGCTGTGGCATCAAACGGGTCGCTGGGATGTATACGGTCCCGAGCTCGTTCGCCTGCGTGATCGTCATGATCGTCCTTTTGCCTTGGGTCCAACCCACGAAGAAGTCATTACGAGTCTCGTGCGTGATGAGATTAACTCTTACAAAAAACTCCCGATCAACCTTTATCAAATTCAAACCAAGTTCCGTGATGAAGTTCGTCCGCGCTTCGGTTTGATTCGTTGCCGCGAGTTTATTATGAAGGATGCTTATTCTTTTGATACGTCACAGGAAGGTCTGGATCGCAACTTCCAGGCGATGTACGATGCGTACACGAACATCTTTACCCGTGTAGGCTTGAACTTCCGTGCGGTAGAAGCGGATGCAGGTGCAATCGGCGGAAAAGGCACATACGAATTCATGGCGTTGTGCGACATTGGGGAAGACACGATTGCTTATTCTGAAGAAGGCGATTATGCGGCCAACTTGGAAAAGGCAGAAGTCGTGTACAAGCCATCTGCGAAGCCGGCAACAGAAGCGCCAGCTCGAGAAAAATTGCATACGCCTGGCATGAAAACGATCGACCAATTGGTACAAGCCCTGCAAATCGAAGCAAAGCAAATCATCAAGAGTCTCATTTATCGCGTAGACGACAAGCTGGTTATGGTGCTGGTGCGCGGTGATCATGAGATCAATGAAGTGAAGCTGAAAAACTTGTATGATGCTACAATCGTAGGACTGGCTTCTGAAGCGGATATCGTTTCGGTAACAGGGGCACCTGCAGGTTTTGTTGGCCCAGTTGGCATTGATCCTGAAAAAGTGGAAATCATCGCGGACAATTTTGTTCAAGATGTTTATGATGGTGTCGTCGGTGCCAATGAAACTGACTATCATCTGACACACGTAGTTGCTGGCCGTGATTTTACGGTTTCCCAATACGCTGACTTGCGCAACATTACAGAAGGCGACGAATGCCCTCGGTCAGGTGGTGTTATCAAGTTTGCACGTGGTGTAGAAGTCGGTCACGTATTCAAGCTGGGTACGAAATACTCCACAGCGATGGGTGCTACGTACTTGGATGAGAACGGTCGCAGTCAACCGATGATCATGGGCTGCTACGGAATCGGTGTATCTCGCACAATTGCGGCAGTGATCGAGCAGAACAATGATGAAAATGGTATCATCTGGCCAGTATCTGTTGCACCTTTCCATGTGCATGTGATTCCGGTCAATGTTAAAGTAGAAGAGCAACGTCAAGTCAGTGAACAAATTACAGAAGCATTGCGCAAGGCTGGCGTAGAAGTTTTGTTTGACGATCGTCCTGAGCGTGCTGGTGTAAAGTTTAAAGACGCTGATTTGATTGGATTGCCTCTGCGTATTACCGTCTCCGATAAAGCAGCACAAGAAGGAACAGTTGAAGTGCGTATTCGCAAAAATGGTGAAACACATGATGTGAAGCTGGATCAATTGGTTGATGAAGTGAAAGGCCTCTTATCTCGTGTTGACCATACCGGAGCTGCCTTGTTCGGTAACTAGTTGCATGCAGGAATAAGAAGGATTTTGTCGAATTTTTACGGGGTACTCCCCTGGATTAACGGGGAGTGCCTCTTTTTCTTGTTTGAACGCTCACTTATAGGGAAGGTGGGAAAACCGTGGACCGTTTACAAGAGCAAAAACATCGCTTCTCCCTATTGGTCAAGCAAATGGAAGTTCCTGACGAATGGGTGGAGCGATTTTTTCTTGATGCTCAGATTGAAAAGCTAGAGCTGTATAAGCAAAACAAAGAATGGGTTTTTCACTTTGCCCTCCCGAGAATGATACCTGCGGATGTTTATGCAGCTTTTACCAAGCGATTGACGCATACATTTTCACATCTAGCCAAAGTAGATACCCGATTTCGCTATCTGCAAAAGCCGTCTCTCGATCACGTAGTCGAAGAGTATTGGGATGTCTTGCTGGCGGGTCTGGAGCCAACTCTGAACTCCTTGGCAGTTACGATGCGTCAAGCCCGTAAGCAAGTCGACCAACAGGAAGTCAAGGTGTACTTGCCAACGGAGATGTCCGTTGAGGTTGCCAAGCGAAAACGAGCGGATAATGAGCTTTTGGCTGCTTTCCAGAAAGCTACCGATTGTTCGATGCGCTTTACTTTCCATGGGGAAGAAAGCGATGACGCGTATAAGGCCTTTGAGGAGCAACGGAAAGAGGAAGAGCGCGCGCTCGTCGAAGTTGTGATGACTTCTGTTCAACAAGAGAACAAATCGTCTGATAAAGCTGAGGCTGTCACTACGCTCATGATGGGGTATGAAATCAAAGATGCACCGATCCCGATTTGCGAAATTCAAGATGAGGAACGGCGTATCGTCATCCAAGGAACCGTATTTAACGTGGAAGTAAAAGAGCTTCGCAGTGGACGTCATTTGCTCACGTTCAACGTTTCAGACTATACGGATTCTCTCACGGTGAAGATGTTCTCCCGCGATAAAGAAGACGTGAAAATGCTTGAATTGCTGAAAGACGGCATGTGGGTGAAAGTGCGGGGAAGTGTACAGCATGACACATTTGTACGCGATCTAGTTATGAATGCCAATGATTTGAACCAGATTGAGCAGGTCATTCGCAAAGATCAAGCGGATGAAAAACGGGTCGAGCTCCATTGCCATACGCCGATGAGTGCGCTGGATGCTGTTGCATCTGTAAAATCACTGGTCTCGACGGCAGCAAAGTGGGGGCATAAAGCAATTGCTGTCACTGACCATGGTGTCGTGCAGGCTTTTCCAGAGGCGTATTCCATCGCCAAAAAGAACAATATCAAATGCATTCTCGGTATGGAAGCGTACGTAGTCGAGGATGGTATCGATATCGTTTACAACCTGCAAGCAGACAATAATCTTTCCATTGATGAAAATACGGAATATGTTGTGTTTGATACGGAAACGACGGGGTTAAACGCGTCAGAGCATACAATCATCGAGATCGCTGCTGTCAAAATGAAGGGCTCGGAAATTGTCGACCAATGGACGGAGCTGATCGACCCGCAATTGGAAATTGGGCCAAAGACAACTGAGATCACGGGGATTACCAACGAAATGCTCCGTGGGCAAGACACACTCGATGTGGTGCTCCGCAAGTTCAAGGATTTTACAGGTGACGCCATCCTGGTCGCGCACAACGCAGAGTTTGACAAAGCGTTTATTAATGCATGCGCTAAAAGGATTGGCATGGAGCCATGGAGCAATCCATTTTTAGATACACTGCCGTTGGCGCGCTTGATGTACAAAGGAATGCGCAATTATCGTTTGGGATCATTAGCGAAAAAGTTCAACGTCGAGCTCATCAATGCTCACCGTGCGTTGGACGATACCGTGGCATTGGCTCACGTGTTCCAGCAAATGCTAAAGGACATTAAAGAAGCGGAAATCAAATCGCTGGCGGAGTTGAATGAAAAAAGCAACGAAGAGGCGGATTACAAGAGTGGACGACCATTCCATGCGACGATTCTGGTGCAAAATAAAGAAGGCCTCAAAAACCTGTACAAGCTTGTAAGTCGTTCCCATGTGGAAACATTCTTCCGTTGGCCACGAATTCAGCGAAGCCAGCTGACCAAATACCGCGAAGGCTTGCTAATTGGTACGGCGTGCAAAGACGGAGAACTCATGCAATCGATTCTCCGCGGTAAGTCACCTGAAGAATTGAAGGAAGTTGCTGCTTTTTACGACTTTTTGGAATTACAGCCGGTTGCTCATTACTCACCCCTGTTGCGTAATGAAGAAATTCCTTCGCTGGAGACGATGAAAGGCTATCATGAAAAGATCGTCGAAATGGGAAAAGAGCTCGGCAAGCTGGTCGTAGCTACAGGGGATGTGCACTTTCTGAATCCCCAGGATGAGATCTTCCGCGATGTTTTCTTATTGTCAAAAGGTGATCCAACCGCAGGCAACCAGCCGCCGCTTTACTTTCATACAACGGATGAGATGCTGGAGGCGTTCTCCTTTTTGGGAGAAGAGACCGCAAAAGAAATTGTCGTGACGAACACAAATGCTATCGCGGATATGATTGAGGATATTAGTCCGATTCCAGACAAGCTGTACACGCCGATCATTGAAGGGGCGGACGATGAGCTGCGTCAAATGTGCTACGATAAGGCGAAGTCCTTATATGGCGATCCGTTGCCTGAGCTGGTCGAGCATCGCTTGGAAAAAGAATTGAACAGTATCATCAAGCACGGTTTCGGTGTGATTTATTTGATTTCACAGCGTTTGGTAACAAAGTCGTTGAAAGACGGTTATCTGGTAGGTTCTCGTGGGTCTGTAGGCTCTTCCTTTGTAGCGACCATGTCGGAGATTACAGAGGTTAATCCACTGCCGCCTCATTATCGTTGCCCAAATTGCAAACATAGCGAGTTCATTACAGATGGTTCAATCGCCTCTGGATTTGACCTGGAGGATAAAGCATGCCCGCAATGCGGAACCATGTATGCCAAGGATGGGCAAGACATCCCGTTCGAAACGTTCCTCGGCTTTAAAGGAGACAAGGTACCTGATATTGACTTGAACTTCTCTGGTGATTATCAGCCGCGTGCGCATAAGTACACACAGGAGCTGTTTGGAGCGGACTACGTATACCGTGCAGGAACGATTGGTACGGTTGCGGAAAAAACAGCGTATGGCTACGTGCGCAAGTATGCCGACGAACGAGGCATGACGTTGCGAAATGCGGAGATATCCCGGATCGTGAACGGCTGCACAGGTGTAAAAAGGACGACAGGGCAGCATCCGGGCGGAATTATCGTAGTACCTGACTACATGGAGATTGAAGACTTTTGTCCGATTCAGTTCCCGGCTGATGATAATGAGTCAGAATGGCGCACAACCCATTTCGACTTCCACTCCATTCATGACAACTTGCTAAAACTCGATATTCTGGGACACGACGATCCGACCGTCATTCGTATGCTGCAAGACTTGACGGGAATGGACCCGAAGACGATTCCACTGGATGATAAAAAGACGATGTCCATCTTCAGTTCGACGGAAGCCTTGGGGGTTACACCTGAGCAAATCGGTACGAACATGGGGACATTGGGCATTCCTGAGTTCGGAACCAAATTCGTACGTCAGATGTTAGAAGACACCAAACCGACTACGTTTGCCGAGCTTGTTCAGATTTCTGGACTCTCTCACGGTACGGACGTTTGGTTGAACAACGCTCAGGACTTGATCCGCAACGGTACCTGCAAGCTGCCAGATGTAATTGGTTGTCGTGACGATATCATGGTGTACTTGATCTATAAAGGGCTAGAGCCTTCTCGTGCCTTTAAGATCATGGAGTCCGTGCGTAAGGGTAAAGGGGTTCCTGAGGATGATCAGGAAGAAATGCGCAATAACAACGTGCCAGAATGGTATATTCAGTCGTGCCAGCGAATCAAGTACATGTTCCCGAAAGCGCATGCGACTGCCTACGTCATGATGGCTGTACGGATCGCATACTTCAAGGTTCATCGCCCATTGGAGTTTTACGCGACGTATTTCACTGTTCGCGCAGATGACTTTGATATTCCGCTGATGGTTAAAGGCTCAGCGGCGATCAAGCAAAAGATTGAAGAGATCGAGGGCAAGGGACACGATGCACAGCCAAAAGAAAAAGCATTGCTGACTGTCTTGGAGATGGCGCTGGAGATGGTAGAACGCGGCTTCCGTTTTGCCAACGTTGATTTGTACAAATCGGACGCTACTCGCTTCTTGATCGAAGGGGATTCTCTCATCGCTCCATTCAACGCCCTGCCTGGTTTAGGGACGAATGCAGCGATCAGTATCGTGCAAGCGAGAGAGCAAGGGGAGTTTTTGTCCAAGGAGGACCTCCTATCCCGATCCCGTATATCCAAGACCATTTTGGAGTTCTTGGATGAGCAAGGTGCTTTGAAAGGATTGCCAGAATCCAACCAGCTATCCTTGTTCTAAGGCGTGCGGTCAAGGCTCACAGTCATCCAAAGGTTGTCAGCGGAGGGCTGTTATGCTATAATTTTTTTGGAAATACTGGTTTTATACGCATGGCTGATCGAGAGTGGGGAAACCCACTCTTTCTTTCTGGCTACACCTCATGGTTCAAATGAGAAGGAGGTACTTGCTTGAGCAAGGTAACGAGCATCGTCACTGAACTCGTCACGCCCATTGTTGAAGAAGTGGGCCTGGAGCTGGTTGACATCGAGTACAAAAAGGAAGGCAGCAACTGGTTTCTGCGCGTGTTTATCGACAATGAAACTGGCAACATCGACATTGATGACTGCCGCCTTGTCAGCGAGAAGCTGAGCGAAAAACTAGACGAAGTAGATCCCATCCCTACGGCATACTTTTTAGAAGTATCTTCGCCGGGTGCTGAGCGCCCATTGCGCAAGGATAAGGATTTCACGAAAGCTGTCGGCAGAAATGTGCATATCACAACAAAAGAGCCAATAGAAGGTGCAACCACGTTCGAAGGCGAACTGATATCCTATGAGGATGGCAAGCTGACAGTAAAAGAAGCAAAGAAAACGTATGTAATTTCCCAAGAGCAAATTGACACGGCTAGAATGGCAATTATTTTTTAGTTGTCGCGGCCAGTGTTAGCCCGTGGTAAGTAAAGGAGGAGGCAACGAAAGTCATGAACGGCGATTTTATCGAGGCTTTAGAAGCCATTGAGAGAGAGAAAGGCATCACCAAAGACGTACTGATCGAGGCTATCGAAGCGGCTCTTATCTCTGGATACAAACGTAACTTCAACTCGGCCCAAAATGTGCGGGTGGATGTAAATCGTCATTCAGGTATGGTGCGTGTGTTTGCGCGGAAGAGCGTAGTCGAAGAGGTTTTGGATCCGCGCCTCGAGATCTCTCAAGAAGCAGCACAAGAAATCGATCCTAACTTCCGTCTGGAGGACATCGTAGAAATCGAGGTAACGCCTCGTGATTTCGGTCGTATTGCCGCTCAGACAGCGAAGCAAGTGGTTACGCAGCGCATTCGCGAAGCGGAGCGCGGTTTGATCTACAGCGAGTTTATTGAGCGTGAAGACGATATCGTAACTGGCGTCGTTCAACGTATGGACGCTCGCAATTATTACATTGATCTGGGTAAGGCGGAAGCTGTTATGCCGATCACTGAAAAAATGCCATCCGAAGATTTTAAATCACAAGATCGTGTGAAGGCATACATCATCAAAGTAGAGAAAACCACTAAAGGACCGCAAATCGTCGTTTCCCGTACTCACCCGGGGCTCTTGAAGCGCCTCTTCGAATTAGAAGTGCCAGAAATATATGACGGTGTGGTTGAAATCAAGTCTGTAGCGCGTGAAGCAGGTGATCGTTCGAAGATCGCTGTTCATTCGATCAACGCCGATGTAGATCCAGTTGGAGCATGTGTGGGTCCAAAGGGCATGCGTGTCCAAACGATCGTTACAGAGCTGAAAGGCGAGAAGATCGACATTGTCCGTTGGTCTGAAGATCCTGCCGAGTACGTAGCCAACGCACTCAGCCCTGCGAAGGTTCTGCATGTTGAGGTCAACGTCACGGAGAAGGTTACACGTGTAATCGTTCCCGATTATCAATTGTCTCTGGCGATTGGTAAGCGTGGTCAAAACGCACGTCTGGCAGCCAAGCTGACTGGCTGGAAAATCGATATCAAGAGCGAGTCCCAAGCCGACCAAGAAGGCATCGCTTATCCGAAAGAAGTAGAGAGCGATGAAGGGACGGACAACGAATAATCATGAAGCAAAAAAAGATCCCGTTGCGTAAGTGCATTGTTTGCCAAGGAATGTTTCCGAAAAAGGAATTAGTCCGCGTCGTCCGGACGCCAGAAGAAGAGATCGTCATTGATCTTACTGGAAGGGCGGCGGGACGCGGTACCTATGTGTGTCGGCAGGAAAGCTGTCTGAAGCCGGATGCGTTCGCATCGGGAAAATGGAAAAAAGTGCTGGAACGTGCCCTCAATATGTCCATCTCCCAAGAAAAGTATGATGCTTTCCGTGAGAAATGGCTGGAGATGATGGGAAAATGATCCCAAAAGCAGCACAACTACTCGGATTGGCGATGCGTGCGAGAAAGATCATTACCGGAGAGGAACTGGTCATTACCGCTATTCGTAATGGGCAGGCCCGCCTGGTATTGCTCGCATCAGATGCATCAGACAATACCGCCAAGAAAGTAAAGGATAAATGTTCCTATTACGGTGTCTCATGTGTAACCACTGGCGACCGACATTCATTGGGACACGCAATC from the Brevibacillus brevis genome contains:
- the rseP gene encoding RIP metalloprotease RseP, whose translation is MPLPNLDSVESILAIVVVFGVLVFVHELGHFLLAKRAGILCREFALGMGPKIFRVKRGETEYTLRLLPIGGLVRMAGEDPEMDMLKPHMEVSVERDALGKVTHILLDGPSSGSARAITGTVVQFDLEQNLNIVLELDGEQKTFAVHPQAHLVKDGQEVQIAPLNRQFKGKTVSQRFWAIFAGPAANFLLAFVLFIVIGFLYGVPNGSYLGNVIPGGPAAQAGLLPGDKVIAIQGQPVSSWKDVVEKISKAPDQQLTFEYERNGQRMTVPVKVEKDENNVGKIMVTYALTFSPGEVLKYGATSTYEFTVMILKSLGMLIIGEYGLKDLSGPVGIFKMTGEVAQQGMAVLLKWSAALSINLGLFNLLPLPALDGGRLAFLGVEALRGRPVDPHKEGMVHFLGFAFLMLLILVVTWNDLQRLFS
- the ispG gene encoding flavodoxin-dependent (E)-4-hydroxy-3-methylbut-2-enyl-diphosphate synthase, with product MFKREETKPVFVGGVQIGGQKSVVIQSMTTADTRDVEKTLAEIQRLHDVGCQIVRLAVINEDAARAIKKIKERSPLPLVADIHFDHKLALIALESGIDKIRINPGNIGSKEKTQRVVEACRERNVPIRIGVNSGSVERRLLEKYGYPSPEAIVESAIDHVQILEDLNYDNIVISLKSSDVPTMIQTYSLMAQKRNYPLHVGVTEAGTQFSGSIKSSVGIGTVLSMGIGDTIRVSLTADPVEEIKVAKQILRSLDIVNNDPVVIACPSCGRCAIDLIGLATKVEDAISTLKVPLKVAVMGCAVNGPGEAREADVGVAGGNGEGLIFRNGEIVRKVKETELFEELMKEINEIVNEQKPTTVG
- a CDS encoding 1-deoxy-D-xylulose-5-phosphate reductoisomerase; this translates as MKKIALLGSTGSVGTSTLEVVDQHPEDFSVVAMAAGTNVDLLTRQVEKFKPELVSVGNEKAAVELRDRLAGKSQPEIVYGAEGLELVARHEAANFVMTAVVGSVGVAPTLAAIEAGKTIGLANKETLVSAGPVVMKRAKEKGVSIIPVDSEHSAVYQCLQGERKEDVARVILTASGGSFRHLSREDLQQVTVEQALAHPNWSMGAKITIDSATMMNKGFEVIEAHWLFDLPYEKIECVLHYESIIHSMVEYKDRAVMAQLGTPDMKVPIQYAMSYPIRKKLPTEPLDLVKIATLHFAAMDYERYPLLKLAYECGIAGGTHTAVLNAANEVAVDRFLKGAISFLDIEKVVRKTCEAHAGVASPKLADIFAADDWARSYALVSI
- a CDS encoding isoprenyl transferase; this encodes MLEHLARKWGRKEKQSEPAELDRSGKIPEHVAIIMDGNGRWANKRSLPRVAGHRAGMKAVKEVVKAADEIGVRYMTMYAFSTENWKRPRDEVDFLMKLPQEFLSTELDELIERGVRIRMLGSKNELPSHTLKALLEAEEKTKDNSGLQLNFALNYGGRDELAKAFSVMAAQVKAGELQPEQLTEELISSYLYTSEIPDPDLLIRTSGEIRLSNFMLWQLAYTELWFTDVLWPDFTREHFYQAIVEYQGRARRYGAV
- a CDS encoding phosphatidate cytidylyltransferase, whose amino-acid sequence is MKQRIITGLIGGAAFLFLMYAGGAWYSLLVFLLAVIGYFEFMRMAGIQSFYLAGLLGYVLMLSILWPSLLFSDWLSISMPDLMLPVILLLLIYSVLRKNQFHIEHVALTLVGALYIGYGFTYMAATRNLPEGFMLTVMVIMGIWSTDSGAYFVGKAIGKRKLWPEISPNKTVEGALGGLVASVLIVLSINASFGHFAIDQALTIALVAGIVGQLGDLVESAFKRHFHVKDSGQLIPGHGGVLDRFDSFLLVFPVLHLLGIV